The genome window CTTATGTAATTTTTCTGCCTCTAATGGGAGTAATACCGATCCTTTTTATTCCCCAAAAAAGTGACGAAGGAAAAGATGTTATAAGGGGGATATCTTTTGTTACCTCAATATTGGTTTTCCTGGTATCGCTTAGGATCTTCGCAGGATTTGACGCCAAACAGGCCAGTTTCCAATTTATTGAGCAATATCCATGGATTCCAAGCTACGGGATAAACTATTTTGTCGGCCTGGATGGTCTGTCTTTCTGGCTTGTTTTGCTCACCACATTTCTTACACCGCTTACGATCCTTTCGACATGGAAGGCGATAGACAACAGGGTTAAGGAATTTCAGGTAGCGATGCTTGTCCTTGAGACAGCCATGCTTGGCACCTTCGTTGCGCTTGATCTTTTCCTTTTTTATGTCTTTTGGGAGCTCATGCTTATCCCAATGTATTTAATAATCGGCGTATGGGGTGGCGAACGTAGGATTTATGCGGCCATAAAGTTCTTTATATTTACCGCGGTTGGTTCTCTTCTCATGCTTGTCTGCATAATCGGGCTCGTGTATTTCCATGCAGAGGCTACAGGACACGTCACCTTTAACCTCTTGTCATTATATGGCACCCATCTTCCTTGGATATATGAAGTCCTTTTCTTCGCCGCTTTTGCACTGGCTTTTGCGATTAAGGTGCCTATGTTTCCGCTCCATACATGGTTACCTGATGCCCACGTCGAGGCCCCAACAGCCGGTTCCGTTATACTTGCTGGTATTCTTCTCAAGATGGGGACATATGGTTTTTTAAGATTTGCAATGCCTCTCTTCCCATATGGATCAAGCTTCTTTACCCCTCTCATAGTCGTTTTGTCTATTATTGGGATCATCTACGGCGCCTTGGTGGCCATGGTGCAGCCAGATATCAAAAAGTTGGTTGCATATTCATCTGTGTCGCATCTCGGTTACTGTATGCTGGGCCTGTATGTCTTGACACCGCAAGGGGTTGAAGGTTCCATTCTTCAGATGATAAATCACGGGCTTTCTACAGGGGCACTCTTTCTCTTGGTAGGAATAATATATGAACGCCGCCATACCAGGCTCATTTCTGAATATGGCGGCATTGCCAGGATTATGCCGATCTACAGTACAATTTTTTTGATAGTGACCCTTTCTTCAATAGGACTTCCCTCAACTAACGGATTTATAGGCGAATTTTTGATTCTGCTAGGTACGTTTAAGGTCAATAAGCTTGCTGCTGTGCTTGCGGCATCGGGCGTGATTCTGGGTGCCGTTTACATGCTCTGGATGGTACAGAGGGTCTTTTATGGAGAGGTAACAAATCCAAAAAATTTAAGACTTCCCGATCTTAATATCAGGGAATTCAGCTATCTCGTACCGCTTCTAGTCTTTATTTTCTGGATAGGTCTCTATCCAAACTTCTTCTTGGATAAGATACACAATTCTGTGGGTGGTTTTATCGACCAGGTTAGGATAGAACAAAAAGTTGATCCTGCATATTCATATAATCTCAACCTACCAGCAAAGAAAATCGAGGCCGGCCTCGAGACCCAGGAGTAATATATGAACGGATTGGAACATGTCTTTAGTATAATGCAGTTATGGCGGATAGCCGGTGGCCAGATTATCCTCCTTGCTGTTGGTGTAGTGTTGATTTTTATAGATTTATATCTTGTCAACAATGATGGCAAAAAGCGTATCTCATGGCTGGGATGGCTGTCCGCTATCGGGATTTCGGCCGCCCTTGGCCATGTGGTCTATAGAGAATGGCATTTGACCAGCATCATCCTGATGGGCGTCTTTTCCATGGAGAAATTTTCAGTATTTGTAACAGCGGTTGTCTTGACGTCCGGGTTGTTGGCTACGTTGATAAGCATCGGTTATTTGCAAAACAACAAGCTTTATAAGGGCGAGTATTTTATCCTCCTTGTATTTGCCCTCTATGGGGCAGTTGCCATGGTGCAAGCCGTGGACCTTTTAATGATGTTTATAGCCCTTGAGATCATGTCAATTGCGGTATATGTACTTGCCGCCTTCTTAAAAGATGACCCCCTTTCTCAAGAAGGGGCGCTGAAATATTTCCTGCTTGGAAGTTTCGGGTCAGCCTTTTTCCTCTTTGGAATGGTATTGATCTATGGAATAACAGGGTTTGTAAACCTTACTCATGTTGCCGTCATCCTTTCTAATAATTCTAATAATCTCTTTGATAGGCCGGAAGTATTGGTTGCACTGGCCATGATTATGGCCGGTCTCCTCTTTAAGATGGCTATGGTGCCATTTCATATGTGGACACCTGATGTATATGAGGGCAGTCCTGCCTCTGTTACAGGTTTTATGGCGACGATGGTCAAGGCGGCCGCATTCGGTGCCTTTATGAAGGTGCTTTTTGTTGGGTTTACCCCCATGTTAAGTGACAGCGGTAATCCAGCCCTTTGCTCTACCATTAATCTTGCGGCCTTAGGGCTGTATTGGAAGCCTGTCCTGTGGTGGCTTTCGCTGTTGACTATGTTTTTTGGCAATTTGCTTGCAGTCTCCCAACAAAATTTAAAGCGCATGCTTGCTTATTCTTCCATAGCCCACGCCGGGTATATGGCGCTTGGCATACTTGCCGGTAATGACGAGGGCCGCATGGGTGTTCTTTTTTATCTTTTATCATATGCCTTGATGAATATAGGTGCCTTTGGTGTGTTGTATATCATTGACGGGAATGAAAGGGGTGCGCAGACGCTTGAAGATTATAGAGGGCTTGGCTACAAATATCCAGGTCTTAGTTTTCTTATGTCCCTTTTTTTGGTCTCTATGGCTGGATTGCCGCCTACGGCCGGATTTATCGCCAAGTTTTATGTCTTTTCCGCAGTGATAAAAAATGGTTATCTTTTATTGGCTGCCCTGGGCATACTGACTAGCGCGATCGGAGCATATTACTATCTAAGGGTATTATATATATTGTACATGAAAGAGCCAGCCAGAGAGGTGTCGGCTGGTGCGGTAGCCTTGCCGTCCATGCTTGTGCTGGTTGTTGCGGCCATTGGCGTTCTATATTTGGGTGTCCTGCCTGAAGGGCTTGCAGACATAGCATATGCGGCCCAAAAGAGTTTATCTATAATATTTTAGGGATATTTTTTGTCGGAGTTTGGGCCGTATGCTTGACAAATTGTAGCATAGAATTACATTCAAAAATTGTTTAAGTTAATTGTCACACAAATAGATTGAATGCTAATTTAAGAAGGCTGTATACTTGATTGTCGGCAGTCGGAATATGGAGGAATAAATGAAGATTGAAGAGATAGAAAAATTGAAAAACGAGGGCGTTGAGCACCTTCCTTCAAAAGAAAGACGTGATTTTTTACGGCTAGGTTTGGTTGTGACAGGTGTCTTTGCAGGAGGCTCGATTCTTTCATTGATGTCTGCAAAACGCGGTCATGCAGATGTCGAAGGGATTGTATTAAAACAATACAGCTATAAACCTCATTACAGCATGGTGATACGTCAGGATCGTTGCATAGATTGTCAGCGTTGTATGGATGCCTGTGTAAAGACCAATCACGTGCCGGATTATGGTTATAGGACAACGATTTTAGAAAGGGAGTTGGTTATCGGCCCTGGTTCAAAACAGCGGGAATTCATGCCTGTATTGTGTAATCACTGCAATCGTCCTCCATGTGTTAGAGTTTGTCCCACCAGGGCCACATATAAAGACAAAAAGACCGGTATAGTCAGAATGGATATCAAAAAATGTATAGGTTGTAAGACATGCATGGCTGCCTGTCCATATAATGCGCGTTATTTCAATGAAGAGATACGGGCGATCGATAAGTGCGATTTTTGTTGGGAAAATAGGTTGTCAAAAGGTGAGACCCTGACCGCCTGCGCCGCAGCTTGTCCGGCTGATGTAAGAATCTTCGGGGACATCTCAGATCCTTCAAGCAGGGTTTATAAATTAGTGCATGAACCAGAGAGGGTGGTTTGGGTATTGAGACCTGAGACAGGGACCTTGCCTAATGTATTTTACACAAAAGGTTGATTAAAATTCTATCGATTTTATTGGACGCAAAACGAATAAATAAAACAGAAAATGCGAGGATGTGATCCATGAAAAAAATGATCGTAGTAGTTATATGTTCGATTTTTATTTGTTTATCGGTATGCCTTTCATATAAAATAGTTTTGGCTGGTGACGACGATGAAGGGGGAGGCCCAATACTTTTTACAAAACCTGTCAAGGCAGTACTTTTTGATCATAAAACGCATCTTGGTTTCGGCTATAGTTGCGAAGATTGTCACGATAAACTTTTTGAAGAGGCAAAAGGTACGGCAGAGGAAAAAGGAGATTTTACAATGAAATCGCTTTATGCCGGAAAATATTGCGGTGCGTGTCATAATGGCGAGACCGCATTTGCTTCAAATACAAAGTGCGCTGTTTGTCATATAGGCGTAAAGGGTATGAATCGTCTCACTAAGACCGGTAAAAAATAATATCAAACGGTCTTTACTTTTAAAACTTTAAAAAATTTTTAATTGATCTAAGACCCAGCTTCATGCTGGGTCTTATTTTTGGTCTTAATTATCTCATTTTAACAAGATTTTAAATTCAAAAATTTTTTTAGTACCGGTTTTTGAAAGCGGACCGCTCTCCGCTTTCAAATCCGGTTGTCTGTTATCCTCGTCTATTTTTTATGTGTTATCCTAAGTTTTTTATCAAGCAAAAATAATGCCAAATCTGATTTCTATATTTATTTTTTTAATTAAATCAATAGAATAATTAGCATATAGATTTAAATTAACAAATTTAATTTATAAAATTATAAAATTTTAGGCTAAAATTGCGCCACTTTTATAAAATTTTAGGCTAAAATTGCGCCACTTTTTCTTTTATAAAATTTAAAAAAAAATTTGAAAAAATTTTCGGGATTATTTTGCGTCGTCTATTATTTTTTAATAAATTTATTTTAAAAATTAATAATTTTAATTAAATCAATAAATTATTGAATTTTTTTTTAAGATTATGATACATATTAAATGTGTATTTTATAGATATTTAAATTTAAATTTTTATTGACAATTATAACTTATAATTTATATTTTTTATAAAAGAGATCTTTAAGAAAATTAAAGAAAGGGGGTGCTGATATTAAGATAAATAAAATAAGATCTCTTCCAAATTTGTTTTGCCCGGCCGCTACCGGGGGGTTCTTGAAGGAGGTGCCAACAAATGTTTAAAGGTCTGTTTTTCCTCGTCATGTGGATAGGTTGTGCGTCACTGCATACCTATTTTGATCTAAAGGTCAAACCAGTGCTTAGTGAAAAAATAAAGCAATGGAGTGAGACCTATAAGTAACTTAAAGTAATTTATTAAAATTTAAATCTTTAAGAAGGAGTGTTATCCTATGTCCGACGTAAAGACCGCTACATTAGACAAATCGCTGGTCGCAACATCAAGGGCCTATAATGCCGCAATAGCAATATTCGGCCTTTTAGCTGCCATAGGTGTTGCTTTTGGAATCGATGCCTTCATAGTTGGCCATAATCATGTCTATGGCGTAACCAGAGAGGTACCATGGGGTCTTTTGATCTCTACCTATGTTTTTTTTGTTGTCACATCGACCGGGTTGTGCCTTGTTTCGTCGATAGGGCATGTCTTTGGCACAGAGAGTTTTATGCCCATAGCCAAACGATCGGTTTTCCTGGCAATAGCAACTATTATAAGCGGTTTTATGGTTATTGCATTCGAGATAGAAAATCCCTGGCGAATGGCTATCTATAACGTGATTTCTCCCAATTTGACTTCAAATATTTGGTGGATGGGCACGCTCTATGGTGCATATCTTTTCTTCATGTTGATAGAGTTCGCCTTGCTGCAAATTGGACGCTACAAACAGGCATCCATGGTTGGGCTCTTAGGTGTTATTTCAGGTGTTGCCGCCCACAGCAACCTTGGCGCAGTCTTTGGGTTGCTTGCCGCGCGTGAATTCTGGCATGGTCCGCTTATGCCGATCTATTTTATTGCATCAGCCATGATGTCAGGCTGTGCCGCGGTCCTGTTTTTTACCTGGATAGCCTATAGGGCAAACGGATGGAAGATGAGCGTTGCAATGGAACGGTCTCTTTCTGCAACAGGAAAGCTCGGTTTGCTATTAATGGCCGTCATAATGTTTTTTACTTCATGGAAGATACTTGCAGGTATTGCTGGCAAGCCGCCTGGAGAGTATGAGGCTATGCAGGCCATATTAACAGGTAATTATTCCTTGAATTTTTGGGGCGGGGAGATATTACTCGGCATGGTTCTGCCTTTCATATTGATCTTAGCGGTAAAGGCAAAGAATCTCAAGGTCATGTTTTTTGCAGGGGCACTTTGTCTGATAGGTATCTTTTTTATGCGCTATGATTTGGTCGTTGTTGGACAGATCGTGCCCTGGACAGAAGGTATGGGGATAGTAGATATGCCGCGATATTTTTCTTATACTCCAAGTTTCTATGAGATCATGATAACCATAGGCGGCTTTAGTTTCTGTGCGATGCTCTTTCTCATGGGAGAAAAACTCTTTAATGGACATCTGTCTGAGGAACATCATGGATAGCCTCTTGGGATGTGCTGTGAGAAGGATTGACGAGGCGGCTGCTACGCCTATTTATTCAATAGGCGTAGCAGCCTATTTGTTGGATATGCATCCAAAGACATTACAGATGTTGGAGACCGAAGGTCTTGTTTATCCAAAATATAACGGATTTCTTAGATTATTTTCACAAGCCGATATCTATTGGCTTAGATGCCTTACGGCCATAATATATGAAATCGGTGTGACATTGCCTAGTTTAAAGAGATTGCTCCAACATACAACATGCTGGAAAATCTTAAATTGCAAAACTGAAACCAGGATGAGCTGTAAGGTCATAATGGGTGACAATCCTGCGATATGTTATACAGAAAGTCCCGGACACCCTCACGATATTTTGGTTGATTGTGCTATTATATCAAAGATTTCAATGAATTGAACGTTAAATGCCGTATGGAATGGGTCTGCATTGTGTTTTAGTCAGACCCATCCTTTTTCCAAATCGCTGCACCGCACAGTTCCGTGAGTCTTGTCAGAAATATCCCTTCAAGCCTATTGGAATGCTCTTCCGTTTTATTTATTTGCTGTCGCTGGTATCTCTTTATGGAAATTCCAACCAATGTCTGATCCGTGAGATTTGTGCGGGCACCGAGGACAAGCTTCCCAATCAAGTCTGACGATGGGAGGTTAATTTGTGACCAATTCCTGTCATCCATAAGCACAGTCTTGTCGTTGAATATAGCTTCTTCTGCATAAGCGCGGCAGCCGAAAAAGATCTTTTGTTCATTGAAATTTTGTTTAAATATGTCTTTTAGAATACCAATTGAGTAAAGCCATATTTCATCTTTATTTCCAAATAGTTCAGTTTGGTTAGATGTTTTTTTTAGTAAAATTTCGGCCTGTTGGTCTATTGTTTTGCCATAAGGACATCGATTTTCGTAGTTTAAAAGTGTCCATTCAAAAAGTTTTAGCAAGAGGAAAATTGCCGTTATTTTATCTTGTTTATTTTCTAATTCGCCTAAAAGAAGTCTTGAAAGCTGAGTTATTGTATTTGCTATATCATTGGGTAAATGATCTTTGAATATTTCTTCATCATATTTGCTTGTAAATGAAACTATTCCTTCTTCTTTTGCTATTTTTGCTATAAAATTAGTTAATAAAATTTGTCCAATTTTTTGCCATTTATTAAGATTATCATATAATATATTTGTTAGTGCTATTTTAAATTTATAATCTTTTTCATTTATTATAGTATTTAATTTACTTTTTATTATTTTTAATTCCATAAAATTTTAGTTAATTTATGTTTTATTTACTGTCCAACCCATAGGTACACAAATGATAGGACATGGTAGTAATCTTATTACTTTTTCTACAGTACTTCCAAAAAATATTTCGTCTATTTGCCCTATGCCCATGCTTCCATATCCGCCCATAATTATCATATCGGCCTGTAATTCTCTTGCCTTTATTGCTATTTCTTGGAAGGGTCTTCCATATGATACAATTGTGTCTTTGATAAAATTATTTTCTGATAATTGAGATAAAAAATTTCTGAAAGATTGTTTTGCTTGATTGATTAAGTGATCTTTAACCTTTTCGATTGGCTCTTTTATATATTCTGCAATATGTTCAGCATATTTAGAATTGATAACATAAATAAGTATGACATCTGCTTTCCAGATTTTGACAAAATTTTTTGCATAAATTATGCTATTTTTTGCACAATCTGAAAAATCAACTGGTATTAAAATCATTGATATTTCCATAGACAGTAATTCTCCAAAAATTATTATTTATTTTTTGATGTGCTTTTTAATCTTGTTCTTTTTTATTGAAGTTAATTTTGAATTAAGCTCATTAATTTTATTCTGTAATGTAGAGATATTATTTTCTATATCTTCAAATTGCTCTAATGCTAAAGCATTAGTTAAATCTTTCCAGGCTAATAGTAATTCATTATATTCTATTGGAATATTATGATTTATTTTTTGATAGTTTTCATGTAATTGTTTTATTTGTAGTGCTAAATTAGCAAGTTCATTTTTAGCTTTATTTAGTTTTTCATTTTTTATTTTTTGACTAATATTTTTTGCCTGAATTGCTAATATTTTTGTTTTTTTTGCAGCATATATGGCTTCATAATATTCTTTATTATTAGCATATATATATGCTTTTAATAATAGATTTTGAGCATCAGATATTTGTTGTTTGGCATATATTAAAGCATTATGATATTCTGCATCTTTTACTGCTGATATTGCTTCTTGTCTTGCTATTCTCCATTCTTTTTGTTCTTTGCCTATTGGTGTTTTTTCCCATAATTTTTCGAGTTGTTCTTGAATAGAATGTTTGATATTTTGAAATGATGGCAAAGAAAACGCTGATGTGGCTAATGTATATAAAACAATAGCCAACACGATAAGATATCTATTGATATAGATAATTTTTTTTTGCTGCACCTATTTAGCCAGAAGATTGTTGATGATATGATCTTTTATCCACTTGTCGTCCCACCATTCTGTTGGATTTATAAAGACTCCGTGCACCATCATTGCATAGTGCAGATGGTCGCCGCCGCTGAGACCCGTTGAATCGGTAGTGCCAATTATTGTCCCACGTTCCACCCTGGCTCCAACGGCTGTATTGATTGATTCAAGGTGTCCGTATAGACTGGCAAGCCCAAAGCCGTGGTCTATAATGATTGCGTTTCCATATATACCGAGATATCCGGTAAAAATTACCTTGCCTGAATTGCCTGCCCGGACAGGGAATTGTGCGAGGGCCGCTATGTCAACGCCCATATGATGGGCTTGTGATATCTCTTTGCCGTTGTAAAAATAATGTCGCTCGTCCGCGAAGCCAGCCCTCTTGGCCCCTGGCGGCCTTATAAATGCGCCCTGCCACATGATCTTTGGAGAGCTTTTCAGGCATATGTTTTTTATCTCCTGGTCGTTTTCGGTTCGTAATTTGCTGTTCACTTGCAAGAATATATTGAGAGGTGTTCCGGTCAAGTCTGGGTACCTCGCAGTGAACTCGGGCATTTTTTGTTCAAGGAAGTTGTCGCTGATATTGATCCGATCCACCTTGGGCGCCATGTAGTGGATTTGATATGGGAATCCGGTCTTGGCCACATTTCCCGCTGTGTCTACTGCTTCTATATATAATTTGGGCCGTGGGACATCGAATGGGATGGCTATGAGGGCTGAATATTCACCTGCACTGCCTTGCGGTCTCGGGTATGCCGGGAAAAATATATCATCTACCCAAACGCCTGTTCGTGATATATCCTTGTTGACCTTGTAAGAAACTAGACCAGCGCCGCCCGATATCATATTGTGTATTGTGCTAAGTACGGTTATCGACGGCGGTGTGACGTCTATGACGACTTCAGACTGGAAAGTCGTTTCATTTCCATTAAAGTCATTTCTCCACGAGGCGTCCCTTGCGGTTGCCCTCAAAATGGCCTTTCCCTGATGAAGACCCATGGCAAGCGGCGCCACTTGCCATGATACGATCTTGTCCTTGATGCTAGTTCCTTTCCACCAGCTTATAACCGGGAATCTTTTTGGTTCGAGTGTTACCACTTTTTTGCCTTGAATGATGGAGGCTGTTATCTCCCTAATCCCTCTGCCGGAGTCATGAAATCTGAAGCTGATAACTGCCTCCCTGCCGATAACTCGAGGGGCCGAGATGGCGTTGATCTCAGGTGGGGGGCCTTTCAACATCATTGTCGAGACAATTGTTCCTGCCAGAAGGATGGCGGCTAATACTGCACAGGAAAAATATATGAGAAATTTACCCATATTACCTCTTGGATCACAATTTAATTCCTCTACCATTATAGCCGTTCATGGCCTTTTCTAATCCCTCTTTTATAAAACATATAATACCCTCAAGCGCCATCGTCAGTACATCCTGCAATATCTTTATCTCGTCTCCTCCAAAAGGTGATAATACATAGTGATCTATTGGAGCGAGGTCTTTGGGGCGTCCTATGCCGATTTTCAGCCTCGGAAATTGATTTGTCCCGATTGATTCGATGATCGATCTTATACCGTTGTGTCCACCTGCGCCACCCCCCCTTGAAAACTTGAAGGTACCAAGCGGCATGTCGATGTCGTCGTGTATGACCATCATGGCTGGCGGTTCAATGTTATAATAGACCAGCATCTTTGCCACGGCATCTCCGCTTTTGTTCATATAGGTAAGCGGCTTTAAAAGGACTATAGGGCGCTGTTCGATGATGCCCGATCCTATTTCGCACGTGGTCTGTTTGAATCGTTTAAAGGCTATACCATAATTCGACGCCAAGGCATCTAGCGCCATAAAGCCTACATTATGGCGGGTCATGGCATATTGAGACCCAGGATTCCCCAGGCCGGCTAACATGATTTTAGACACTTTAAGGATCGTTTAAGTACGCACCATCAGTTTATGTGACTCCCCCCCTCCTCATATAAGGAGGGGGCTGGATGCCTTATTTGTTTTCGGTCTGAGTGGTTGTAGTTGTCTCCGCTGCTGCCTCGGCCTCTGTCGTTTCGCTGGCCTTTTCCTCAATCCCTGCGCCTACTATGGTTATAAATGCTGTCTTTGGGTCTTCCATGATTCTTACCCCGGCAGGGGCTACTAGATCAGCGGCGTGTATCGCCTCGCCGAGCCCTAAGTCAGACACATCGACCAAGATCTCCTTTGGTATGGACATCGGAAGACATGATACCTTTACTGTGCGTTTGATGATTTCAAGGATGCCATTTTCTATCTCAACCCCCCTTGCCTTGCCTGTGATTGCAATGGGTACGTCTACCCTTACCTCTTCATTCATATAGACCTCGTAAAAGTCTATGTGACGGATGCGTTCATTCACTGGGTGGAGCTGCAATTCTTTGACAAGGGCCAATCGACTTGCTTCATCACCGCCAGCTCCTCTGAGGTTAAGTGAAAACAATATCTGTTCCCCCTTGGAGGTCTCAATAATCCTGTTGAATC of Dissulfurimicrobium hydrothermale contains these proteins:
- a CDS encoding NADH-quinone oxidoreductase subunit M codes for the protein MDNLLTYVIFLPLMGVIPILFIPQKSDEGKDVIRGISFVTSILVFLVSLRIFAGFDAKQASFQFIEQYPWIPSYGINYFVGLDGLSFWLVLLTTFLTPLTILSTWKAIDNRVKEFQVAMLVLETAMLGTFVALDLFLFYVFWELMLIPMYLIIGVWGGERRIYAAIKFFIFTAVGSLLMLVCIIGLVYFHAEATGHVTFNLLSLYGTHLPWIYEVLFFAAFALAFAIKVPMFPLHTWLPDAHVEAPTAGSVILAGILLKMGTYGFLRFAMPLFPYGSSFFTPLIVVLSIIGIIYGALVAMVQPDIKKLVAYSSVSHLGYCMLGLYVLTPQGVEGSILQMINHGLSTGALFLLVGIIYERRHTRLISEYGGIARIMPIYSTIFLIVTLSSIGLPSTNGFIGEFLILLGTFKVNKLAAVLAASGVILGAVYMLWMVQRVFYGEVTNPKNLRLPDLNIREFSYLVPLLVFIFWIGLYPNFFLDKIHNSVGGFIDQVRIEQKVDPAYSYNLNLPAKKIEAGLETQE
- a CDS encoding NADH-quinone oxidoreductase subunit N, producing MNGLEHVFSIMQLWRIAGGQIILLAVGVVLIFIDLYLVNNDGKKRISWLGWLSAIGISAALGHVVYREWHLTSIILMGVFSMEKFSVFVTAVVLTSGLLATLISIGYLQNNKLYKGEYFILLVFALYGAVAMVQAVDLLMMFIALEIMSIAVYVLAAFLKDDPLSQEGALKYFLLGSFGSAFFLFGMVLIYGITGFVNLTHVAVILSNNSNNLFDRPEVLVALAMIMAGLLFKMAMVPFHMWTPDVYEGSPASVTGFMATMVKAAAFGAFMKVLFVGFTPMLSDSGNPALCSTINLAALGLYWKPVLWWLSLLTMFFGNLLAVSQQNLKRMLAYSSIAHAGYMALGILAGNDEGRMGVLFYLLSYALMNIGAFGVLYIIDGNERGAQTLEDYRGLGYKYPGLSFLMSLFLVSMAGLPPTAGFIAKFYVFSAVIKNGYLLLAALGILTSAIGAYYYLRVLYILYMKEPAREVSAGAVALPSMLVLVVAAIGVLYLGVLPEGLADIAYAAQKSLSIIF
- a CDS encoding 4Fe-4S dicluster domain-containing protein, whose product is MKIEEIEKLKNEGVEHLPSKERRDFLRLGLVVTGVFAGGSILSLMSAKRGHADVEGIVLKQYSYKPHYSMVIRQDRCIDCQRCMDACVKTNHVPDYGYRTTILERELVIGPGSKQREFMPVLCNHCNRPPCVRVCPTRATYKDKKTGIVRMDIKKCIGCKTCMAACPYNARYFNEEIRAIDKCDFCWENRLSKGETLTACAAACPADVRIFGDISDPSSRVYKLVHEPERVVWVLRPETGTLPNVFYTKG
- a CDS encoding cytochrome c3 family protein, whose translation is MKKMIVVVICSIFICLSVCLSYKIVLAGDDDEGGGPILFTKPVKAVLFDHKTHLGFGYSCEDCHDKLFEEAKGTAEEKGDFTMKSLYAGKYCGACHNGETAFASNTKCAVCHIGVKGMNRLTKTGKK
- the nrfD gene encoding NrfD/PsrC family molybdoenzyme membrane anchor subunit translates to MSDVKTATLDKSLVATSRAYNAAIAIFGLLAAIGVAFGIDAFIVGHNHVYGVTREVPWGLLISTYVFFVVTSTGLCLVSSIGHVFGTESFMPIAKRSVFLAIATIISGFMVIAFEIENPWRMAIYNVISPNLTSNIWWMGTLYGAYLFFMLIEFALLQIGRYKQASMVGLLGVISGVAAHSNLGAVFGLLAAREFWHGPLMPIYFIASAMMSGCAAVLFFTWIAYRANGWKMSVAMERSLSATGKLGLLLMAVIMFFTSWKILAGIAGKPPGEYEAMQAILTGNYSLNFWGGEILLGMVLPFILILAVKAKNLKVMFFAGALCLIGIFFMRYDLVVVGQIVPWTEGMGIVDMPRYFSYTPSFYEIMITIGGFSFCAMLFLMGEKLFNGHLSEEHHG
- a CDS encoding MerR family transcriptional regulator, which translates into the protein MDSLLGCAVRRIDEAAATPIYSIGVAAYLLDMHPKTLQMLETEGLVYPKYNGFLRLFSQADIYWLRCLTAIIYEIGVTLPSLKRLLQHTTCWKILNCKTETRMSCKVIMGDNPAICYTESPGHPHDILVDCAIISKISMN
- a CDS encoding universal stress protein — its product is MEISMILIPVDFSDCAKNSIIYAKNFVKIWKADVILIYVINSKYAEHIAEYIKEPIEKVKDHLINQAKQSFRNFLSQLSENNFIKDTIVSYGRPFQEIAIKARELQADMIIMGGYGSMGIGQIDEIFFGSTVEKVIRLLPCPIICVPMGWTVNKT
- a CDS encoding M23 family metallopeptidase is translated as MGKFLIYFSCAVLAAILLAGTIVSTMMLKGPPPEINAISAPRVIGREAVISFRFHDSGRGIREITASIIQGKKVVTLEPKRFPVISWWKGTSIKDKIVSWQVAPLAMGLHQGKAILRATARDASWRNDFNGNETTFQSEVVIDVTPPSITVLSTIHNMISGGAGLVSYKVNKDISRTGVWVDDIFFPAYPRPQGSAGEYSALIAIPFDVPRPKLYIEAVDTAGNVAKTGFPYQIHYMAPKVDRINISDNFLEQKMPEFTARYPDLTGTPLNIFLQVNSKLRTENDQEIKNICLKSSPKIMWQGAFIRPPGAKRAGFADERHYFYNGKEISQAHHMGVDIAALAQFPVRAGNSGKVIFTGYLGIYGNAIIIDHGFGLASLYGHLESINTAVGARVERGTIIGTTDSTGLSGGDHLHYAMMVHGVFINPTEWWDDKWIKDHIINNLLAK
- the pth gene encoding aminoacyl-tRNA hydrolase → MLAGLGNPGSQYAMTRHNVGFMALDALASNYGIAFKRFKQTTCEIGSGIIEQRPIVLLKPLTYMNKSGDAVAKMLVYYNIEPPAMMVIHDDIDMPLGTFKFSRGGGAGGHNGIRSIIESIGTNQFPRLKIGIGRPKDLAPIDHYVLSPFGGDEIKILQDVLTMALEGIICFIKEGLEKAMNGYNGRGIKL
- a CDS encoding 50S ribosomal protein L25, encoding MKQVTLDALMRDETGKGAARKLRGAGRLPGVLYGPKNKSVPLSVDAHRFNRIIETSKGEQILFSLNLRGAGGDEASRLALVKELQLHPVNERIRHIDFYEVYMNEEVRVDVPIAITGKARGVEIENGILEIIKRTVKVSCLPMSIPKEILVDVSDLGLGEAIHAADLVAPAGVRIMEDPKTAFITIVGAGIEEKASETTEAEAAAETTTTTQTENK